A part of Salmo salar chromosome ssa18, Ssal_v3.1, whole genome shotgun sequence genomic DNA contains:
- the LOC106577071 gene encoding uncharacterized protein: MELLINIALLLTGVNGGSHSLYSSVGDDVSLPCTNVVHPDCSSTVWLFSRTESHSATEKVFQGKIQNEGNEGSERLGVGSDCSLRVRNIGAEDTGVYVCRQYLTDGRAHLEEDTTVYLSVLTISMSTPEADLKHPRNVNLRCSLLTYGGPVTCDSFVRDIVSVSWVNETGGELQGDSRYQVTRVSGCDITLTVKLWRKDKNRKWWCQLTEGTRKTFVYLPSKVSGETMDPVGTIITAPQQPIDGQSPPKPSHSGTNNINELPISRIVLCVALPLMVIVYAVYTTRRNRPLAEVSSGIELQV, translated from the exons ATGGAGCTCCTGATCAACATTGCCCTTCTCTTGACCG GTGTCAACGGAGGCTCACATTCCCTGTACTCCAGTGTGGGGGATGATGTCAGTCTGCCGTGTACCAATGTGGTCCACCCTGACTGCTCCTCTACAGTGTGGCTCTTCAGCAGAACTGAGTCTCACAGTGCTACTGAAAAGGTCTTTCAAGGGAAGATCCAAAATGAAGGAAATGAGGGCAGTGAGAGACTGGGAGTAGGGTCTGACTGCTCCCTACGTGTTCGTAACATTGGCGCTGAGGATACTGGAGTCTATGTCTGCCGACAGTACCTTACAGATGGCAGAGCACATCTTGAAGAGGATActactgtctacctgtctgttctCACCATCTCCATGTCCACACCAGAGGCAGATCTAAAGCATCCTAGAAATGTAAACTTGAGGTGCTCTCTGCTGACATATGGCGGTCCTGTAACGTGTGACTCCTTCGTTAGAGATATCGTTAGTGTGAGCTGGGTGAATGAGACAGGTGGCGAGTTGCAGGGAGACTCCAGATACCAGGTCACACGGGTGTCTGGCTGTGACATCACTCTGACTGTGAAACTTTGGAGAAAGGATAAGAACAGGAAGTGGTGGTGTCAGCTGACTGAGGGAACGAGGAAGACATTTGTCTACCTCCCTTCTAAGGTCTCAGGTGAGACTATGGATCCTGTCGGGACAATCATCACTGCTCCACAACAACCTATTGATGGTCAAAGTCCTCCAAAGCCCTCTCATTCAGGTACCAACAACATCAATGAGTTGCCAATCAGTCGCATAGTGCTCTGTGTGGCACTGCCCTTGATGGTAATCGTATATGCAGTTTACACAACTAGGAGGAACCGCCCACTAGCAGAGGTGTCCTCTGGTATAGAGCTGCAAGTCTAG